The Acidimicrobiia bacterium genome includes a window with the following:
- a CDS encoding ATP-binding cassette domain-containing protein: IGIVFEDTFLFTDSVAENIAFAEPDASMDTVRHAARLAGADEFVERLPDGYDTLIGEHGYSLSGGQRQRVAIARAVLADPRVLILDDATSSVDPTKEHEIRAALRDVMRERTTLIIAHRAATIALADRVVLIDEGRIAAEGTHEQLLATSDRYRHVLAQAGAAAPVAGAGD, encoded by the coding sequence ATCGGGATCGTGTTCGAGGACACGTTCCTGTTCACCGACAGCGTGGCCGAGAACATCGCCTTCGCCGAGCCCGACGCCTCGATGGACACGGTCCGCCACGCGGCACGACTCGCCGGCGCCGACGAGTTCGTCGAACGACTCCCCGACGGGTACGACACGCTCATCGGCGAGCACGGCTACTCGCTCTCGGGCGGGCAGCGCCAGCGGGTCGCCATCGCCCGAGCCGTCCTCGCCGACCCGAGGGTGCTGATCCTCGACGACGCCACCTCGTCGGTCGACCCGACGAAGGAGCACGAGATCCGCGCCGCGCTGCGTGACGTGATGCGCGAGCGGACGACGCTCATCATCGCCCACCGTGCCGCGACCATCGCCCTCGCCGACCGGGTCGTGCTGATCGACGAGGGCCGCATCGCGGCTGAGGGCACCCACGAGCAGCTGCTGGCGACCTCCGACCGCTACCGCCACGTGCTGGCCCAGGCCGGCGCGGCCGCCCCGGTGGCGGGAGCGGGCGACTGA
- the cobT gene encoding nicotinate-nucleotide--dimethylbenzimidazole phosphoribosyltransferase, translating into MTTTDDVGAASAPLDGAAVAAARARLDRLTKPPGSLGRLEDLAAQLAGIAGACPPPVPARPAVAVFAADHGVVASGVTPWPQEVTAQMLANFVAGGAAINVIARQVGAAVHVVDVGVAGDVRALEPVEHRKVRAGTADLAVVAAMTAAEARAAIDVGRDVAAALVADGHDVLVTGDMGIGNTTASAAVIAALTRRPPTSVTGRGTGIDDATLRRKTEVVAAATARLGGRVDPVSVLAEVGGLEIAALAGFIVGTAAARQPVIVDGVIALAGLLVAEALAPGVAARCVAGHRSTEPGATAVLEHLGLEPLLDLSMRLGEGTGGCLAVPIVQAAARLLTEMATFDEAAVADDPIAG; encoded by the coding sequence ATGACGACGACCGACGACGTCGGCGCGGCGTCGGCGCCCCTCGACGGCGCCGCGGTGGCGGCGGCCCGGGCCCGGCTCGACCGGCTCACGAAGCCGCCCGGGTCGCTGGGCCGCCTCGAGGACCTCGCCGCCCAGCTGGCGGGGATCGCTGGCGCCTGCCCGCCGCCAGTCCCCGCGCGCCCGGCGGTGGCGGTGTTCGCGGCCGACCACGGCGTCGTCGCGTCGGGGGTCACGCCGTGGCCGCAGGAGGTCACGGCCCAGATGCTGGCGAACTTCGTGGCCGGCGGCGCCGCCATCAACGTCATCGCTCGGCAGGTCGGGGCCGCCGTCCACGTCGTCGACGTGGGCGTGGCCGGCGACGTGCGGGCGCTGGAACCCGTCGAGCACCGCAAGGTGCGAGCCGGCACCGCTGACCTCGCCGTCGTCGCCGCGATGACGGCCGCCGAGGCTCGCGCCGCGATCGACGTCGGCCGCGACGTCGCGGCCGCGCTCGTCGCCGACGGGCACGACGTGCTCGTCACCGGCGACATGGGGATCGGGAACACCACGGCGTCGGCGGCGGTGATCGCGGCGCTGACCCGGCGACCGCCGACGAGCGTCACCGGGCGCGGGACGGGCATCGACGACGCGACGCTGCGCCGCAAGACCGAGGTCGTGGCCGCGGCGACGGCGCGGCTCGGCGGCCGGGTCGACCCCGTGTCGGTGCTGGCCGAGGTCGGCGGGCTCGAGATCGCCGCCCTGGCCGGGTTCATCGTGGGCACCGCCGCCGCGAGGCAGCCCGTGATCGTGGACGGCGTCATCGCCCTGGCCGGGCTCCTGGTGGCCGAGGCCCTCGCGCCCGGGGTGGCCGCCCGGTGCGTGGCCGGCCACCGCTCGACCGAGCCGGGCGCGACCGCGGTCCTCGAGCACCTCGGGCTCGAGCCGCTGCTGGACCTGTCGATGCGCCTCGGCGAGGGAACGGGCGGCTGCCTCGCGGTGCCGATCGTGCAGGCCGCGGCGCGGCTCCTCACCGAGATGGCGACCTTCGACGAGGCCGCGGTGGCCGACGACCCGATCGCGGGGTGA
- a CDS encoding adenosylcobinamide amidohydrolase, with translation MWRLDPPRLACASTVVGGGIGARRWVLNAQVPADEPPADPGRFLVGLARALGCSGAGVGFLTAAPVDAWSDGASGDVTAIATVGLTHPAWAAAPSPAESASPPAAGTVNVVAFVPARLAPAALVNAVMTVTEAKTQALLEHGVPGTGTPTDAACVLAPTAGAAEPYAGPRSRLGGHLARAVHAAVAAGVERHGWTEAR, from the coding sequence GTGTGGCGGCTCGACCCGCCCCGACTGGCGTGCGCGTCGACGGTGGTCGGCGGCGGGATCGGGGCGCGCCGCTGGGTCCTGAACGCGCAGGTGCCCGCCGACGAGCCCCCGGCCGACCCGGGCCGCTTCCTCGTCGGCCTCGCCCGCGCCCTCGGCTGCTCGGGCGCCGGCGTCGGGTTCCTGACCGCGGCGCCGGTCGACGCGTGGTCCGACGGCGCCAGCGGCGACGTCACCGCGATCGCGACCGTCGGCCTCACCCACCCGGCCTGGGCCGCGGCGCCATCACCCGCCGAGTCGGCGTCGCCGCCCGCGGCCGGGACCGTGAACGTCGTCGCCTTCGTCCCGGCCCGGCTGGCGCCGGCGGCGCTGGTGAACGCGGTGATGACCGTGACCGAGGCCAAGACCCAGGCCCTGCTCGAGCACGGCGTGCCCGGCACCGGCACCCCGACCGACGCCGCGTGCGTGCTGGCGCCGACCGCCGGCGCCGCCGAGCCCTACGCCGGGCCCCGCTCCCGCCTGGGTGGCCACCTCGCCCGCGCCGTGCACGCGGCCGTCGCCGCCGGCGTGGAGCGCCACGGGTGGACCGAGGCCCGGTGA
- a CDS encoding helix-turn-helix domain-containing protein → MGERRYGQFCPVARALDLLGERWTLLIARELLVGPQRYSDLLEHLPGMWSNLLGRRLRALEAAGLVRRRRLPPPAARTVYELTDRGQALEPAVYELSRFGLDLLDGPGGDVVPWHLLPLGLKSLLRVEALPDHALSIALVLDEGAWTLRIAEEQAGQRELARVRVTPDAEPDADVTVRGSALALLGRRRGQDAGATGPLAVEGAPAHVAVVESLFAAGPG, encoded by the coding sequence GTGGGGGAGCGTCGGTACGGCCAGTTCTGCCCCGTCGCCCGCGCCCTCGACCTGCTGGGCGAGCGGTGGACGCTGCTCATCGCCCGCGAGCTCCTCGTCGGCCCCCAGCGGTACTCGGACCTGCTCGAGCACCTGCCCGGCATGTGGTCGAACCTCCTGGGCCGGCGGCTCCGGGCGCTCGAGGCGGCCGGCCTCGTCCGCCGCCGCCGGCTGCCGCCGCCGGCGGCGCGGACGGTCTACGAGCTGACGGACCGGGGCCAGGCGCTGGAGCCCGCCGTCTACGAGCTCTCGCGCTTCGGCCTCGACCTCCTCGACGGCCCGGGCGGGGACGTGGTGCCGTGGCACCTCCTGCCGCTCGGCCTCAAGAGCCTGCTCCGCGTCGAGGCCCTCCCCGATCACGCCCTGTCGATCGCGCTCGTGCTCGACGAGGGCGCCTGGACCCTCCGCATCGCCGAGGAGCAGGCGGGGCAGCGCGAGCTGGCCCGGGTCCGGGTGACCCCGGACGCCGAGCCCGACGCCGACGTGACCGTGCGCGGCTCGGCGCTGGCCCTGCTCGGCCGCCGGCGGGGCCAGGACGCGGGCGCCACCGGTCCGCTGGCGGTCGAGGGGGCGCCGGCCCACGTGGCCGTGGTCGAGTCGCTGTTCGCGGCCGGGCCAGGCTGA
- a CDS encoding VOC family protein: MTTKTEYPPGTPCWVDLATTDPAAAKSFYGPIFGWTFDDEGGDPGNPYSLALRNGQVVAGLMAQPPDMKAAGAPPMWSTYVAVTDADATAGLIESSGGTVMSPPFDVMDAGRMAVAADPTGAVFCLWQAKNHAGAAVVNEPGSLSWNELLTPDVDRAAAFYKAVFGWEANNLEMGPMRYTEFRLGGAPVAGGTKPPMEGIPPSWFVYFAVADADATVADAKGRGAQVLSEPMDIPPGRFAVLTDPQGAAFNVIKLATPAG; the protein is encoded by the coding sequence ATGACCACCAAGACCGAGTACCCGCCGGGCACGCCGTGCTGGGTCGACCTCGCCACGACCGACCCCGCGGCAGCCAAGAGCTTCTACGGGCCCATCTTCGGGTGGACCTTCGACGATGAGGGCGGCGACCCGGGGAACCCGTACTCGCTCGCGCTCCGGAACGGCCAGGTCGTCGCCGGGCTCATGGCCCAGCCCCCCGACATGAAGGCCGCCGGCGCGCCCCCGATGTGGTCGACCTACGTGGCCGTGACCGACGCCGACGCGACCGCCGGGCTGATCGAGAGCTCGGGCGGCACGGTCATGTCCCCGCCGTTCGACGTCATGGACGCGGGTCGCATGGCGGTGGCGGCCGATCCGACCGGCGCCGTCTTCTGCCTCTGGCAGGCCAAGAACCACGCTGGCGCCGCGGTCGTGAACGAGCCCGGGTCCCTCAGCTGGAACGAGCTGCTCACGCCGGACGTCGACCGCGCCGCCGCCTTCTACAAGGCGGTCTTCGGGTGGGAGGCCAACAACCTCGAGATGGGCCCCATGCGCTACACCGAGTTCCGGCTCGGCGGCGCGCCGGTCGCGGGCGGGACGAAGCCGCCGATGGAGGGGATCCCGCCGAGCTGGTTCGTGTACTTCGCCGTCGCCGACGCCGACGCCACGGTGGCCGACGCCAAGGGCCGCGGCGCGCAGGTCCTGAGCGAGCCGATGGACATCCCGCCCGGCCGCTTCGCGGTGCTCACGGACCCGCAAGGCGCCGCGTTCAACGTGATCAAGCTCGCGACCCCGGCCGGCTGA
- a CDS encoding ABC transporter ATP-binding protein — protein sequence MGADARREAFASHEELLTREDTQRLVRRLWRLLGPYHRRIGVSLALIVLWTACILAGPALVKHGIDAGLRGKDEGALDLAAGLYLGVALGGLVFARAAIWSVAKVGEPFLRDLRNRVFRHLMSLDLGFFEREQTGRLVARLTSDVDAMQDLIQIGLAQFAQNVFLFVGAVVVILVLSWKLALCTLIVVPPVVWASRWFRRESSRAFLEVRDRIGANLATLQEGLAGVRVVQAFGRERAFARRFRETNEAQYDANLETVRIATRYFPFIEYCGVGGTALIVGLGGLFADQGIVTVGTVAAFILYLNNLFEPVQQLSQLYNTLQQAGAAMKKLVNLLDTAPKIAEAPGAVDLALEGSLEVDRVSFRYGAGPLVLQDVSVTVEHGERLALVGPTGAGKSTLAKLMCRFYDPATGAVRFGGVSLADATLASLRERIVVVPQEGFLFAGTIRDNVRVGRPDATDAAVDAALEALGVRERFLALPDGLDTEVRERGSRLSAGERQLVSLARAALADPALLILDEATSNLDPGTEHDVEAALEALTGGRSVVVVAHRLSTAARADRIAVVDHGRLQELGRHDELIRREGRYASLWASWTAAQARAS from the coding sequence ATGGGCGCCGACGCGCGCCGAGAGGCCTTCGCCAGCCACGAGGAGCTGCTCACCCGGGAGGACACCCAGCGGCTCGTGCGCCGGCTCTGGCGGCTCCTCGGCCCCTACCACCGACGCATCGGCGTCTCGCTCGCGCTGATCGTGCTCTGGACCGCCTGCATCCTCGCCGGCCCCGCGCTCGTGAAGCACGGCATCGACGCCGGCCTGCGGGGCAAGGACGAGGGGGCGCTCGACCTGGCCGCGGGCCTCTACCTCGGCGTGGCGCTCGGGGGCCTGGTCTTCGCCCGGGCCGCCATCTGGTCGGTGGCGAAGGTCGGGGAGCCGTTCCTGCGCGACCTCCGCAACCGGGTGTTCCGGCACCTCATGTCGCTCGACCTCGGCTTCTTCGAGCGCGAGCAGACGGGCCGCCTCGTCGCCCGCCTCACCTCCGACGTCGACGCCATGCAGGACCTCATCCAGATCGGGCTGGCCCAGTTCGCCCAGAACGTCTTCCTCTTCGTCGGCGCCGTCGTCGTCATCCTCGTGCTGTCCTGGAAGCTCGCTCTCTGCACCCTGATCGTCGTGCCGCCGGTCGTGTGGGCCAGCCGCTGGTTCCGCCGCGAGTCGAGCCGCGCCTTCCTCGAGGTGCGGGACCGGATCGGCGCCAACCTGGCCACGCTCCAGGAGGGCCTGGCGGGGGTGCGGGTCGTGCAGGCGTTCGGCCGTGAGCGCGCCTTCGCCCGCCGCTTCCGCGAGACGAACGAGGCCCAGTACGACGCCAACCTCGAGACCGTCCGCATCGCCACCCGCTACTTCCCGTTCATCGAGTACTGCGGCGTCGGCGGCACCGCCCTGATCGTCGGCCTCGGCGGGCTCTTCGCTGACCAGGGCATCGTGACCGTCGGCACCGTGGCCGCGTTCATCCTCTACCTCAACAACCTCTTCGAGCCGGTGCAGCAGCTCAGCCAGCTCTACAACACGCTCCAGCAGGCGGGCGCGGCGATGAAGAAGCTCGTGAACCTCCTCGACACCGCGCCGAAGATCGCCGAGGCGCCGGGAGCCGTCGACCTGGCGCTCGAGGGCTCGCTCGAGGTCGACCGGGTGTCGTTCCGCTACGGCGCCGGGCCGCTCGTGCTGCAGGACGTCAGCGTCACCGTCGAGCACGGGGAGCGGCTGGCGCTCGTCGGCCCCACCGGCGCCGGCAAGTCGACGCTGGCCAAGCTCATGTGCCGCTTCTACGACCCGGCCACCGGCGCCGTCCGCTTCGGCGGGGTGTCGCTCGCCGACGCCACGCTGGCGTCGCTGCGCGAGCGGATCGTCGTCGTGCCCCAGGAGGGCTTCCTCTTCGCCGGCACCATCCGCGACAACGTGCGGGTCGGGCGACCCGACGCCACCGACGCCGCCGTCGACGCCGCCCTCGAGGCCCTCGGCGTCCGGGAGCGGTTCCTCGCCCTCCCCGACGGGCTCGACACCGAGGTCCGGGAGCGCGGCTCCCGCCTCTCGGCGGGGGAGCGCCAGCTCGTGTCCCTCGCCCGGGCCGCGCTCGCCGACCCCGCGCTGCTCATCCTCGACGAGGCCACCTCGAACCTCGACCCCGGCACCGAGCACGACGTCGAGGCCGCCCTCGAGGCCCTGACCGGCGGCCGCAGCGTCGTGGTCGTCGCCCACCGGCTCTCCACCGCGGCGCGCGCCGACCGCATCGCGGTCGTCGACCACGGCCGGCTCCAGGAGCTCGGCCGCCACGACGAGCTCATCCGCCGCGAGGGTCGCTACGCGAGCCTCTGGGCCTCCTGGACGGCGGCGCAGGCCCGCGCCAGCTGA
- the cobS gene encoding adenosylcobinamide-GDP ribazoletransferase, whose protein sequence is MREALAFLTVVGRPATPTPRALRWFPIVGAAVGAVVGSVWWLADRAFPALLAAALAVAADLALTGLLHADGLADAADGLLPHAARDRRLEIMRTPGVGAFGVVVLVVVLVTRVGALAARPADIGLIVGLWCASRTLVAVAPAWLPYARDAGLASTLVAAPASPVVGLALAPAGALAVLTVGWVGAAAVAVALVAGGAVLALGRVRLGGFTGDVLGAAIVVGETAGLVVAGARW, encoded by the coding sequence ATGCGCGAGGCGCTCGCCTTCCTCACCGTCGTCGGCCGCCCCGCGACGCCGACGCCGCGCGCCCTGCGCTGGTTCCCGATCGTCGGCGCCGCGGTGGGGGCCGTGGTCGGCTCGGTGTGGTGGCTCGCCGACCGGGCCTTCCCCGCCCTGCTCGCCGCCGCGCTCGCCGTGGCCGCCGACCTGGCGCTCACCGGGCTCCTCCACGCCGACGGCCTCGCCGACGCCGCCGACGGCCTGCTGCCGCACGCGGCGCGCGATCGTCGGCTCGAGATCATGCGCACGCCCGGGGTGGGCGCCTTCGGCGTCGTCGTCCTCGTCGTCGTGCTGGTGACGCGGGTCGGCGCGCTCGCGGCGCGGCCCGCCGACATCGGCCTGATCGTCGGCCTGTGGTGCGCGTCCCGCACCCTGGTCGCAGTGGCGCCGGCGTGGCTCCCGTACGCGCGCGACGCCGGGCTGGCCTCGACGCTCGTGGCCGCGCCCGCCTCGCCGGTGGTGGGGCTGGCGCTCGCGCCCGCGGGCGCGCTGGCGGTCCTCACCGTCGGGTGGGTCGGCGCCGCCGCCGTCGCGGTCGCCCTGGTCGCGGGCGGCGCCGTGCTCGCGCTCGGGCGGGTCCGGCTCGGCGGCTTCACCGGAGACGTGCTGGGCGCGGCGATCGTCGTTGGCGAGACCGCGGGCCTCGTGGTGGCCGGGGCCCGATGGTGA
- the cobO gene encoding cob(I)yrinic acid a,c-diamide adenosyltransferase gives MSGERAGPDVTEPVTEDPRSEGLRPARSLVLVNTGDGKGKSTAAFGVVMRSVARGWRVAVIQFLKSGKWHVGEEDTAKRLGVDWWAIGEGFSWDSKDLSEDQAVAQEAWAHAARVIRAGEHRLVVLDELTYPLNWGWLDVDGVLATIRDRPPDVNVVVTGRDAPAALVDLADTVTEMRSVKHAYDRGIVAKKGIDY, from the coding sequence GTGAGCGGCGAGCGCGCCGGCCCCGACGTCACCGAGCCCGTCACCGAGGACCCCCGATCCGAGGGGCTCCGCCCGGCCCGGTCGCTCGTCCTCGTCAACACCGGCGACGGGAAGGGCAAGTCGACCGCGGCCTTCGGGGTCGTCATGCGCAGCGTGGCCCGCGGCTGGCGCGTGGCCGTGATCCAGTTCCTGAAGTCGGGGAAGTGGCACGTCGGGGAGGAGGACACGGCGAAGCGGCTCGGCGTCGACTGGTGGGCCATCGGCGAGGGCTTCAGCTGGGACTCGAAGGACCTCAGCGAGGACCAGGCCGTGGCCCAGGAGGCGTGGGCCCACGCGGCCCGGGTCATCCGGGCCGGCGAGCACCGGCTCGTCGTCCTCGACGAGCTGACCTACCCGCTGAACTGGGGCTGGCTCGACGTCGACGGCGTCCTGGCCACGATCCGCGACCGTCCCCCCGACGTGAACGTCGTCGTGACCGGTCGCGACGCGCCCGCCGCGCTCGTCGACCTGGCCGACACCGTGACCGAGATGCGCAGCGTGAAGCACGCCTACGACCGCGGGATCGTCGCCAAGAAGGGGATCGACTACTGA
- a CDS encoding aminotransferase class I/II-fold pyridoxal phosphate-dependent enzyme has translation MRGQTRLRPGPHGGDGARLAAALGVSPDAVLDLSASLNPCAPDVAALVAAHVGAVRRYPDIEAPTEALAAAIGVPATRVVLTNGGAEAIALVAAELPVGWVDEPDFSLYARHLRVRDRRARRWRSNPHNPTGRLAAAGDSADIWDEAFYPLATATWTRGDPDAVVVGSLTKVFACPGLRVGYVLCPAPDLAERLRERQPRWSVNGLACAVLPTLLARADLAGWASAVTRLRRELGARLRTAGLEPEPSDAGFVLVRRAPGLRDHLARRGVLVRDTASFGLEGGVRIAVPDRSGLTRLEGALRGWAR, from the coding sequence ATGAGGGGGCAGACCCGGCTCCGCCCCGGCCCGCACGGCGGCGACGGCGCCCGACTCGCGGCCGCGCTCGGCGTGAGCCCCGACGCCGTCCTCGACCTGTCGGCCAGCCTCAACCCGTGCGCGCCCGACGTCGCCGCGCTCGTCGCCGCGCACGTCGGCGCCGTCCGGCGCTACCCGGACATCGAGGCGCCGACCGAGGCGCTCGCCGCCGCGATCGGGGTGCCGGCGACCCGGGTCGTGCTGACGAACGGCGGCGCCGAGGCCATCGCCCTCGTCGCGGCCGAGCTGCCCGTGGGATGGGTCGACGAACCCGACTTCTCCCTCTACGCCCGCCACCTGCGGGTCCGGGACCGGCGCGCCCGCCGGTGGCGGTCGAACCCCCACAACCCGACCGGACGGCTCGCGGCCGCCGGCGACTCGGCCGACATCTGGGACGAGGCCTTCTACCCGCTGGCGACGGCGACGTGGACGCGCGGCGACCCCGACGCCGTCGTCGTCGGCTCGCTCACGAAGGTCTTCGCGTGTCCGGGCCTTCGGGTCGGCTACGTGCTGTGCCCCGCCCCCGACCTCGCCGAGCGCCTCCGCGAGCGGCAGCCGCGATGGTCGGTGAACGGGCTGGCGTGCGCGGTGCTCCCGACGCTGCTCGCCCGGGCCGATCTCGCCGGCTGGGCGTCGGCGGTCACGCGCCTGCGCCGCGAGCTCGGGGCGCGGCTCCGCACCGCGGGGCTCGAGCCGGAGCCCTCGGACGCCGGCTTCGTGCTCGTCCGGCGCGCCCCGGGGCTGCGCGACCACCTGGCGCGCCGCGGCGTGCTCGTCCGGGACACCGCGTCGTTCGGGCTCGAGGGCGGCGTGCGGATCGCGGTGCCCGACCGATCGGGCCTGACCCGGCTCGAGGGCGCGCTGCGCGGGTGGGCGCGATGA
- a CDS encoding bifunctional adenosylcobinamide kinase/adenosylcobinamide-phosphate guanylyltransferase, translating to MDRGPVITLVIGGIRSGKSTLGARLAGRLGDAVTVVIPGTFPDDPDLAARVRAHQAGRPASWTTLECGDALPATLAATVGPALVDSLGTWVAQVPGFAADAAALIDATTTRAGPTVLVTEEVGLSVHPPTESGRRFADALGALNHAVAAVADDVLLSVAGRALTLPADPGGRC from the coding sequence GTGGACCGAGGCCCGGTGATCACCCTCGTGATCGGCGGCATCCGCTCCGGCAAGTCGACGCTCGGCGCTCGCCTCGCCGGCCGACTCGGCGACGCGGTCACCGTCGTGATCCCGGGCACGTTCCCCGACGACCCCGACCTGGCCGCGCGCGTCCGCGCCCACCAGGCCGGGCGGCCGGCGTCGTGGACGACCCTCGAGTGCGGCGACGCGCTCCCGGCGACCCTCGCCGCCACGGTGGGGCCCGCCCTCGTCGACTCGCTCGGCACCTGGGTGGCCCAGGTCCCGGGCTTCGCCGCCGACGCCGCCGCGCTCATCGACGCCACGACGACCCGAGCCGGGCCGACCGTGCTCGTCACCGAGGAGGTCGGGCTCTCCGTCCATCCGCCGACCGAGAGCGGCCGGCGGTTCGCCGACGCGCTCGGCGCGCTGAACCACGCCGTCGCTGCCGTCGCCGATGACGTGCTGCTGTCGGTGGCCGGACGGGCCCTGACCCTCCCGGCCGACCCGGGGGGCCGGTGCTGA
- a CDS encoding cobalamin biosynthesis protein produces the protein MSRRLLGAAAGLVADRCWGEPPAPVHPVAQFGRLMTRVEDAVYADDRASGAVYASVGLAAALAAGVAAGSTALGVAVSASGRALRQTARDVAADLAAGDLDAARAALPALAGRDPAALDPSGVAAAVVESVAENTVDAIVAPALFGAALGAPGVAAHRAVNTLDAMVGHRSPRYRRFGWAGARLDDVAAFVPARVTVALVGACRPGRAAAVLGAVRRDAPAHPSPNAGVAEAAFAGALGLELGGPTRYASHLEDRPRLGAGPRPGVDDIARAARLADEVELLLVGLLAAAGLGARFRRRGAR, from the coding sequence GTGTCACGCCGGCTGCTCGGCGCCGCCGCCGGGCTCGTCGCCGACCGGTGCTGGGGCGAGCCGCCGGCGCCGGTGCACCCCGTGGCCCAGTTCGGCCGGCTCATGACCCGGGTCGAGGACGCCGTGTACGCCGACGACCGAGCGAGCGGCGCCGTGTACGCGTCGGTGGGGCTGGCGGCCGCGCTCGCGGCCGGGGTCGCCGCCGGCTCGACCGCGCTCGGTGTCGCGGTGTCGGCCTCGGGTCGCGCCCTGCGCCAGACCGCCCGCGACGTCGCCGCCGACCTGGCCGCCGGCGACCTCGACGCCGCCCGGGCCGCGCTGCCCGCCCTGGCCGGCCGCGACCCGGCCGCGCTCGACCCGTCGGGCGTGGCCGCGGCGGTCGTCGAGTCGGTGGCCGAGAACACCGTCGACGCCATCGTGGCGCCGGCCCTCTTCGGCGCCGCGCTCGGCGCCCCCGGGGTGGCCGCCCACCGGGCCGTGAACACGCTCGACGCGATGGTCGGGCACCGCTCCCCGCGGTACCGGCGGTTCGGGTGGGCCGGCGCGCGCCTCGACGACGTCGCCGCGTTCGTGCCGGCGCGGGTCACGGTCGCGCTCGTCGGCGCCTGCCGGCCGGGCCGGGCCGCGGCGGTGCTCGGCGCGGTGCGGCGGGACGCACCCGCGCACCCGTCCCCGAACGCCGGCGTCGCCGAGGCCGCGTTCGCCGGCGCGCTGGGCCTCGAGCTCGGCGGGCCCACCCGCTACGCCTCGCACCTCGAGGACCGTCCCCGGCTCGGCGCGGGGCCCCGTCCGGGCGTCGACGACATCGCGCGCGCCGCCCGCCTCGCCGACGAAGTCGAGCTCCTGCTCGTGGGTCTCCTCGCCGCGGCCGGGCTCGGGGCGCGGTTCCGGCGCCGGGGCGCACGATGA
- a CDS encoding site-specific DNA-methyltransferase encodes MATRTQPFGTGKRESHDARDFYARFATPEISDDDAVQPCSVRDQLFCGDARAMTAVDDGCVALVVTSPPYYAGKEYERALGEGHVPASYVEFLAMLRDVFAECRRVLEPGGRLAVNVANLGRRPYRSLSADVIRILEEDLGLLLRGEIVWRKAKGATGSIAVGSYRSASNPVLRDVTERVVVASKGRFDRAVPKKERQRRGLPHEDTVTKEAFFESTLDVWEIRPEHARRVGHPAPFPVELPERLIHLYTYRGDVVLDPFLGSGSTAVAAVRARRHYVGYDTDPQYVALAEARVAASRDQAPPGADGPEP; translated from the coding sequence GTGGCGACGCGCACCCAGCCGTTCGGCACCGGCAAGCGCGAGAGCCACGACGCCCGCGACTTCTACGCCCGGTTCGCCACCCCCGAGATCTCCGACGACGACGCCGTGCAGCCATGCTCGGTGCGCGACCAGCTGTTCTGCGGCGACGCGCGCGCGATGACCGCGGTCGACGACGGCTGCGTCGCGCTCGTCGTCACGTCCCCGCCCTACTACGCCGGCAAGGAGTACGAGCGGGCGCTCGGCGAGGGCCACGTCCCCGCGTCCTACGTCGAGTTCCTCGCCATGCTGCGCGACGTGTTCGCGGAGTGCCGGCGGGTCCTCGAGCCCGGCGGCCGGCTGGCGGTGAACGTGGCGAACCTCGGCCGGCGCCCGTACCGGTCGCTCTCGGCCGACGTCATCCGGATCCTCGAGGAGGACCTCGGCCTGCTGCTCCGGGGCGAGATCGTGTGGCGCAAGGCCAAGGGGGCGACCGGGTCGATCGCCGTCGGCTCCTACCGGTCGGCGTCGAACCCGGTCCTCCGGGACGTCACCGAGCGGGTGGTGGTGGCCAGCAAGGGCCGCTTCGACCGGGCGGTGCCGAAGAAGGAGCGGCAGCGGCGCGGCCTGCCCCACGAGGACACCGTCACGAAGGAGGCGTTCTTCGAGTCGACCCTCGACGTCTGGGAGATCCGCCCCGAGCACGCCCGCCGGGTCGGGCACCCGGCGCCGTTCCCGGTCGAGCTCCCGGAGCGGCTCATCCACCTCTATACGTACCGGGGCGACGTCGTCCTCGACCCCTTCCTCGGCTCGGGCTCGACCGCGGTGGCGGCGGTGCGAGCCCGCCGGCACTACGTGGGGTACGACACCGATCCGCAGTACGTGGCGCTCGCCGAGGCCCGGGTGGCCGCGAGCCGAGACCAGGCGCCGCCGGGCGCCGACGGCCCCGAGCCGTAG